The proteins below come from a single Dinghuibacter silviterrae genomic window:
- a CDS encoding alpha-L-rhamnosidase-related protein, with product MKKGLFLLFVLLSGAPAYAQTPSAHVAAAAPRAAAGGPAPAAAPVATASAPVAGAAPRASWIWYPGDFAIWLSAEVENRRAERGAFFPPFWKLDNPYILVDFHKSFVLPFAEDVHIFSEGQYNLKLDGRMQPSSSVVHIDAGPHDIDLKVFCRDRVPAIFVSAPDLVSDSTWRVTCEDKEWIDATGKVSDKSGTVWMPAESWGFSDPAATPSQYKLATQPISPVSVVRQSNGWLLDFGRETFGYVVLHGVHGNGPLHLYYGESREEALSTDSCETLDHLQVSAGERWVAPVSRAFRYVHLQTDLAIDSVSALYEYNPLPIRGAFRCSDTLLNRIWDVASYTLHLATREFFLDGIKRDRWIWSGDAYQSDLMNYYLFFDSSEVTRTLYALRGKDPVTSHVNTILDYTFYWFMGIYDYYLYTGDASFIRTCYPRMVTLMDYVLGRRDANGMVQGLPGDWVFIDWADGLSKKGALSFEQLLFCRSLETMDMCARLAGDTISLYGTLARRLRTDVLSRFWDPSRGALVHNMMDGHLTATVNRYANMFGVLLNYFSPAQRTSVLHRVLLNDSIAPITTPYMQFYAQEALCALGHQDDVLQQIKAYWGGMLHEGATTFWEKYDPAEHGVQDYALYGRPYGRSLCHAWGASPLYLLGKYYLGVRPLTPGYASYLVCPTLGGLSWITGTVPTPHGDIQVYCNRSELRVTAVPGHGVLRFASRSLPRCAEGPVRKMGEGLYEVDLDKAGTYTVYYEVADKDVVAKLWER from the coding sequence ATGAAAAAAGGTCTCTTTCTACTGTTTGTCCTGCTGTCCGGCGCGCCCGCCTATGCCCAAACGCCTTCGGCCCATGTCGCCGCCGCCGCGCCCCGCGCCGCCGCCGGCGGCCCCGCGCCTGCGGCTGCGCCCGTCGCTACTGCGTCCGCTCCTGTCGCCGGGGCTGCGCCCCGCGCTTCCTGGATCTGGTACCCCGGCGACTTCGCGATCTGGCTCTCCGCCGAAGTCGAAAACCGCCGGGCCGAGCGAGGCGCCTTTTTTCCCCCCTTCTGGAAACTGGACAATCCTTATATCCTCGTGGACTTCCACAAGTCTTTTGTGCTGCCCTTCGCAGAGGACGTGCACATATTTTCCGAAGGACAGTATAACCTGAAACTGGACGGCCGGATGCAACCGTCATCGTCCGTCGTTCATATAGACGCCGGTCCCCACGACATCGACCTGAAGGTATTTTGCCGCGACAGGGTGCCCGCGATCTTCGTATCCGCGCCTGACCTTGTCTCCGACTCGACCTGGCGGGTCACCTGCGAAGACAAGGAGTGGATCGATGCCACGGGTAAGGTCTCCGACAAATCCGGCACCGTGTGGATGCCCGCGGAATCGTGGGGTTTCAGCGACCCCGCTGCGACACCTTCGCAATACAAACTGGCTACACAACCTATTTCCCCGGTGTCGGTTGTCCGCCAAAGCAACGGTTGGTTGCTCGACTTCGGACGCGAGACTTTTGGATACGTCGTTCTTCACGGCGTTCATGGGAACGGGCCGCTCCACCTCTACTACGGCGAGTCGCGGGAGGAAGCCCTGTCCACCGATAGCTGTGAAACACTCGACCACCTCCAGGTGTCCGCAGGAGAGCGTTGGGTGGCGCCGGTGTCCCGGGCGTTCCGGTATGTCCACCTGCAGACGGATCTTGCGATCGATTCGGTGTCCGCCCTTTATGAGTACAACCCGCTTCCCATCCGCGGCGCCTTCCGCTGCTCGGATACGTTGCTTAACCGGATCTGGGACGTTGCGTCGTATACGCTCCACCTCGCCACCCGGGAGTTTTTCCTCGACGGGATCAAACGCGACCGCTGGATCTGGTCCGGGGATGCCTACCAGAGCGACCTGATGAACTACTACCTGTTCTTCGATTCCAGCGAGGTCACCCGCACACTCTACGCCCTGCGCGGGAAGGACCCCGTGACCAGCCACGTCAACACCATCCTCGACTATACGTTTTACTGGTTCATGGGGATCTACGACTACTATTTGTATACCGGTGACGCCTCCTTTATCCGCACCTGTTATCCCCGCATGGTCACCCTGATGGACTATGTCCTGGGCCGGCGTGACGCCAACGGGATGGTACAAGGGCTCCCCGGCGACTGGGTCTTTATAGACTGGGCCGATGGTTTGAGCAAAAAGGGAGCCCTCAGTTTCGAACAACTTCTTTTTTGCCGGAGCCTGGAGACCATGGATATGTGTGCCCGCCTGGCCGGCGATACGATCTCCTTATACGGGACCCTGGCGCGCCGGTTGCGCACCGACGTTCTGTCCCGTTTCTGGGACCCTTCGCGCGGAGCCCTCGTTCACAATATGATGGACGGACACCTCACGGCCACGGTCAACCGCTATGCCAATATGTTCGGTGTGTTGCTGAATTATTTTTCCCCTGCCCAACGCACGTCCGTATTGCACCGCGTTCTGCTCAACGACAGCATCGCCCCCATTACGACCCCGTATATGCAGTTCTACGCCCAGGAAGCCCTTTGCGCCCTGGGCCACCAGGACGACGTCCTTCAACAAATCAAGGCCTATTGGGGTGGCATGCTCCACGAAGGCGCGACGACATTTTGGGAAAAATACGACCCCGCCGAACATGGCGTCCAGGACTACGCGCTCTACGGCCGCCCCTACGGCCGCAGCCTTTGCCACGCCTGGGGCGCGAGCCCGTTGTACCTGCTCGGCAAATACTACCTGGGCGTCCGCCCCCTGACCCCCGGTTATGCGTCCTACCTCGTTTGCCCGACGCTCGGTGGGTTGAGCTGGATAACCGGTACCGTGCCCACGCCCCACGGGGACATACAAGTGTATTGCAACCGCTCGGAGCTGCGTGTCACCGCGGTGCCCGGTCACGGGGTGCTGCGCTTCGCCAGCCGTTCCCTGCCGCGTTGTGCGGAAGGGCCTGTCCGGAAGATGGGGGAGGGGCTTTACGAGGTGGACCTTGACAAGGCAGGGACCTATACAGTTTACTACGAGGTGGCGGATAAGGATGTGGTGGCTAAATTGTGGGAACGATGA
- a CDS encoding glycosyl hydrolase, which translates to MRCTVVIGLLLLAGAAGAQPAGSTGAGLRQAAPSRAAQPGSPKGARSLESLFQHPPAAARPWVFWYWLHGAVSKEGILADLIAMRDEGIGGAYLMPIQDTTSKLPFQHSARQLSPRWWSMVRYAVQVADSLGVQLAFHDADGFAVAGGPWITPELSMQKVVWTETPVQGAVDEVLAQPETNEGYYRDIRVFAYRAYAPAAAPHVSSSEGDVSFLVQPGDGSAQPGGASARPGGSKSFTSDTPCWIQYAYDTAVTIRTIVIRPAGANYQAQRLLVEVSDDGEHFRVLQRLVPPRSGWQDAEAPDTYAIPPTRARFFRFVYDKEGSEPGAEDLDAAKWKPTLKIKGITLSAEPRIDQYEGKSGLVWRVSPPTAVDLPAASDLLDISSAMDAHGHLRWQAPPGTWTILRMGYTTTGHTNATGGGGRGLECDKFNPAAARIQFNHWFGAIEQAVGPARKAIRIFHVDSWECGDQNWSPVFAAEFRKRRGYDLLPYLPVMAGIPVRGTGFSEHVLSDVRQTISELVNDAFFHTMATLAHAHGCQFSAESVAPVVTVDNLLHNKTVDLPMGEFWLRSPTHDKPLDVLDAVSGGHIYGKPIIQSEAFTELRLQWDEYPGMLKTLQDRNYAWGVNRLVFHVFMHNPWMDRRPGVTLDGVGLFFQRDQTWWKPGKAWVDYTTRCQALLQWGKPVVDVAVYTGDNVPSRSVLPDRLCTVLPGLIGDSLVALNTRRLTNTGVPLVKTSGVQHVANIADAADWVNPLHGYAYDCFNADVLAQARVSHGRVVLPSGASYGVLVFPPGLPSQPDTLSSATQAAITRLSGAHILQTPWTEASLTSLGLPPDVTVVDPAGRVANGIAYTHRTGPGADVYFISNQEGRTRDLRFSLRSVAGGAECWDPVTGRIYSCPSASVVRGRTELPLRLDAGASVFVVLRAAQRARPLPPPPDPTRSLAVTGPWTVTFDTAFGGPTAPLVFPAPMDWSLDPRTRYYSGTAVYSARFSFRPAGGPVWLDLGRVADVAGVRVNGLDCGVAWTAPFRVDITRALRPGENHLEVEVTNTWANRIIGDHLDSTQHAWTNAPYRLDGKLLPSGLLGPVQLRF; encoded by the coding sequence ATGAGATGCACGGTGGTCATAGGATTGCTCTTGCTGGCGGGCGCCGCGGGGGCGCAGCCGGCGGGGTCGACCGGCGCCGGCTTGCGGCAGGCCGCACCGTCACGGGCCGCACAGCCCGGCTCGCCGAAGGGCGCGCGTTCCCTGGAGTCCCTGTTTCAACACCCGCCCGCCGCCGCGCGCCCCTGGGTCTTTTGGTACTGGCTGCACGGGGCAGTGTCAAAGGAAGGCATCCTTGCCGACCTCATCGCCATGCGCGACGAAGGTATCGGCGGCGCCTACCTCATGCCCATACAGGATACCACTTCGAAACTGCCCTTCCAACACTCTGCTCGGCAGCTCTCGCCCCGCTGGTGGTCGATGGTGCGGTACGCCGTGCAGGTCGCGGACAGCCTCGGCGTGCAACTGGCCTTTCACGACGCAGATGGTTTTGCGGTGGCCGGCGGGCCCTGGATTACGCCGGAGCTGTCTATGCAAAAGGTCGTATGGACGGAAACCCCTGTGCAGGGGGCCGTCGACGAGGTGCTTGCGCAACCGGAAACCAACGAGGGGTATTATCGCGATATTCGCGTTTTCGCCTATCGGGCGTATGCCCCGGCGGCTGCGCCACATGTCAGTTCAAGCGAGGGTGATGTCTCGTTCCTGGTGCAGCCCGGCGATGGATCGGCGCAGCCCGGCGGCGCTTCCGCGCGTCCAGGCGGCAGCAAATCCTTCACCAGCGATACTCCCTGCTGGATCCAATACGCCTACGATACCGCCGTGACCATCCGGACGATCGTCATCCGCCCCGCCGGCGCCAACTACCAGGCCCAGCGGCTCCTCGTCGAGGTATCCGATGATGGCGAACACTTCCGGGTGCTGCAACGGCTGGTGCCCCCCCGGAGTGGTTGGCAGGACGCCGAAGCACCCGATACGTATGCGATCCCGCCCACCCGGGCGCGGTTTTTCCGGTTTGTGTACGACAAGGAAGGCTCGGAACCGGGCGCGGAAGACCTGGACGCCGCGAAGTGGAAACCCACGCTAAAGATCAAAGGAATCACGCTATCCGCCGAACCCCGTATCGATCAATATGAAGGCAAGTCCGGTCTGGTGTGGCGGGTCAGCCCACCGACAGCCGTTGACCTGCCAGCCGCGAGCGACCTGCTAGACATCAGCAGTGCGATGGACGCCCACGGACACCTCCGCTGGCAGGCGCCCCCCGGCACCTGGACCATTCTCCGGATGGGCTATACCACCACCGGTCACACCAACGCCACCGGTGGCGGCGGGCGCGGCCTGGAGTGCGACAAGTTCAATCCCGCAGCGGCGCGGATCCAGTTTAACCACTGGTTCGGCGCCATCGAACAAGCGGTGGGCCCGGCGCGCAAAGCCATCAGGATCTTTCACGTCGACAGTTGGGAGTGCGGCGACCAAAACTGGTCCCCTGTGTTCGCGGCCGAATTCCGCAAAAGGCGCGGGTATGATCTTTTGCCCTACTTACCCGTCATGGCAGGAATTCCCGTGCGAGGTACCGGCTTTTCCGAGCACGTGCTGTCCGATGTCCGGCAGACTATTTCGGAGCTGGTCAACGATGCTTTTTTCCATACCATGGCGACGCTTGCCCACGCCCACGGCTGCCAGTTCAGCGCCGAAAGCGTGGCCCCTGTCGTGACCGTCGACAACCTGCTCCACAACAAGACCGTAGACCTTCCCATGGGCGAGTTCTGGCTGCGCAGCCCCACCCACGACAAACCTCTCGACGTCCTCGACGCCGTTTCGGGGGGACACATCTATGGCAAACCCATCATCCAGTCCGAAGCCTTTACCGAGCTCCGGCTTCAATGGGACGAATACCCCGGTATGCTCAAAACCCTCCAGGACCGCAACTACGCCTGGGGTGTCAACCGGCTCGTCTTTCACGTCTTTATGCACAACCCCTGGATGGACCGCCGCCCCGGTGTGACGCTCGACGGTGTGGGGTTGTTTTTTCAAAGGGACCAGACGTGGTGGAAACCGGGCAAGGCCTGGGTGGACTATACTACCCGCTGTCAGGCACTCCTGCAATGGGGCAAACCCGTCGTGGATGTCGCGGTGTATACCGGCGACAATGTGCCCTCCCGGTCCGTGTTGCCCGATCGCTTGTGCACCGTGCTGCCCGGGCTGATCGGGGACAGCCTGGTGGCGTTGAACACGCGTCGTCTTACCAATACAGGCGTACCACTGGTCAAAACGTCGGGCGTGCAACACGTGGCGAACATCGCTGACGCCGCCGACTGGGTCAATCCTCTGCACGGGTACGCCTATGACTGCTTTAACGCGGACGTGTTGGCCCAGGCCCGGGTGTCGCATGGACGTGTGGTATTGCCCTCCGGCGCCAGCTACGGCGTGCTGGTGTTTCCCCCGGGGCTACCGTCACAACCCGATACGCTTTCTTCAGCCACACAAGCTGCGATCACGCGGTTGTCCGGCGCACACATCCTGCAAACGCCCTGGACGGAGGCCTCACTGACCTCTCTCGGCTTGCCCCCGGACGTGACGGTTGTTGACCCGGCCGGCAGGGTGGCCAACGGCATCGCCTATACGCACCGTACCGGGCCGGGGGCGGATGTTTATTTTATTTCCAATCAGGAAGGACGTACCCGGGACCTGCGGTTTTCCCTTCGGTCGGTTGCCGGTGGTGCCGAGTGCTGGGACCCCGTTACCGGGCGGATATACTCCTGTCCTTCTGCGTCTGTTGTGCGGGGGCGGACAGAGCTGCCGCTTCGCCTTGATGCAGGGGCGTCTGTGTTTGTGGTGCTCCGGGCGGCGCAGCGTGCCCGGCCCCTGCCTCCGCCGCCCGACCCCACCAGGTCACTTGCAGTTACCGGCCCCTGGACCGTCACCTTCGATACCGCTTTTGGCGGCCCAACCGCGCCCTTGGTATTTCCGGCGCCGATGGATTGGAGCCTGGACCCACGCACCCGGTATTACTCCGGTACCGCGGTGTACAGCGCCAGGTTTAGCTTCCGGCCCGCAGGTGGTCCCGTCTGGCTGGACCTGGGCCGCGTCGCCGATGTCGCCGGGGTGCGCGTCAACGGCCTGGATTGCGGGGTGGCCTGGACGGCGCCTTTCCGGGTAGATATCACGCGCGCGCTGCGACCCGGAGAGAACCACTTGGAGGTCGAGGTGACCAATACCTGGGCGAACCGGATCATCGGGGATCACCTGGACTCCACTCAACATGCCTGGACGAATGCGCCTTACCGGCTCGACGGGAAGTTGTTGCCCTCTGGCTTGCTGGGGCCGGTACAATTGCGGTTTTAA
- a CDS encoding glycoside hydrolase family 127 protein, whose protein sequence is MTRIICLLCLTALRVQAQTAEAPPPPAHLQQLPLGSVRWTQGFWADRFKVCKDSTIPHLWSVYTDPRQGHALQNFDIAAGIHIGPPFQDGDFYKLIEAMAAVYASTHDPRLDSTMDHAIAIIAKAQRADGYLHTPVLIEHGAHSAATHRLDFEAYNFGHLMTAACVHYRATGKKTLLVVAERAAGYLIHYDSAHPGAMALNNICPSHYMGLVELYRTTGVRAYLELADRLIREHGAAGKGTDQNQDRIPFTRQTTAVGHAVRANYLYAGAADVFSENGDSALWRPLLPIWTDVTSHKLYVTGGCGALYDGISPMGTAYDPAQIQTVHQAYGADYQLPNRTAHNETCAAVGALLWNWRMFQVTGAARYMDLVELELYNGILSGVSLDGNRFFYTNPLRVLRSAPDTLRWAGTRQPYITLSDCCPPNAARTIAEASGYAYSRDDRGVWVNLYGGSTLSLPGLRMEQTTDYPWNGRIVLSIDEAPADSMSLYLRIPGWCSFADAADVGATLTVDGAAVPVMPGSYAEVRRHWRPGDSVVLSLSMPVTLLQANPQVESDLGQVAVKRGPIVYCLESTDVPDVHNILDVAVGVEWKEVPFAVGGTYMIKLEGTGRLYPERTWNGLYQTVVLGVSTGTNFRLIPYFAWGNRGASDMTVWIRQMDNP, encoded by the coding sequence ATGACACGAATTATTTGCTTGCTATGTTTGACGGCGTTGCGCGTGCAGGCGCAAACGGCCGAGGCGCCGCCTCCCCCGGCACACCTGCAACAGTTGCCCCTGGGCTCCGTCCGCTGGACGCAAGGTTTCTGGGCCGACCGCTTTAAAGTCTGCAAGGACTCCACTATACCCCATCTTTGGTCCGTATACACCGATCCCCGCCAGGGACACGCCCTCCAAAACTTTGACATCGCCGCGGGAATCCATATCGGTCCACCTTTTCAAGACGGTGACTTTTACAAACTCATCGAAGCGATGGCCGCCGTATACGCGTCGACCCACGATCCGCGTCTGGACAGTACCATGGACCACGCCATCGCGATCATCGCAAAGGCCCAGCGCGCCGATGGCTACCTGCATACACCGGTACTCATTGAGCATGGCGCTCACTCCGCCGCCACTCACCGGCTCGACTTCGAAGCCTACAACTTCGGCCATCTCATGACCGCTGCCTGTGTCCACTACCGGGCCACCGGCAAAAAAACGCTGCTCGTCGTGGCCGAACGCGCGGCCGGCTACCTCATTCACTACGACAGTGCGCACCCCGGGGCAATGGCCCTCAACAACATCTGCCCCTCCCACTATATGGGCCTGGTCGAACTCTATCGTACAACAGGTGTGCGCGCCTACCTGGAACTCGCCGACCGCCTCATCCGCGAGCACGGCGCCGCGGGCAAAGGCACCGATCAAAACCAAGATCGAATACCTTTCACCCGCCAAACCACCGCCGTCGGCCACGCCGTCCGCGCCAATTATCTCTATGCCGGCGCCGCCGATGTGTTCTCCGAAAACGGCGACAGTGCCCTATGGCGTCCGCTACTCCCCATCTGGACCGACGTCACGTCCCACAAACTCTACGTCACCGGCGGCTGCGGCGCCCTCTACGACGGCATATCCCCCATGGGCACCGCCTACGACCCCGCCCAGATCCAAACCGTCCACCAAGCCTACGGTGCCGACTACCAGCTCCCCAATCGTACCGCCCACAACGAGACCTGCGCCGCTGTCGGCGCCCTCTTGTGGAACTGGCGGATGTTCCAGGTCACCGGCGCCGCGCGCTATATGGACCTCGTGGAGCTTGAACTCTACAACGGGATCTTGTCCGGGGTCAGCCTCGACGGCAACCGCTTTTTTTATACCAACCCGCTGCGCGTGCTGCGCTCCGCGCCCGACACACTACGATGGGCCGGGACACGCCAACCTTATATCACCCTGTCCGATTGCTGTCCGCCTAATGCGGCGCGGACCATTGCCGAGGCCTCCGGGTATGCCTATTCCCGGGACGATCGGGGGGTATGGGTCAATCTCTACGGTGGTAGCACCTTGTCATTGCCGGGGCTCCGCATGGAACAAACTACCGATTATCCTTGGAACGGTCGCATCGTTCTTTCCATAGACGAAGCGCCGGCGGATTCAATGTCGCTTTACTTGCGCATACCCGGGTGGTGCTCGTTCGCGGATGCTGCTGACGTCGGTGCCACCCTCACGGTCGACGGCGCTGCTGTCCCGGTCATGCCTGGCTCCTATGCTGAGGTTCGCCGCCACTGGCGTCCCGGGGACTCCGTCGTGCTGTCCTTATCCATGCCTGTTACGCTTTTGCAAGCCAATCCGCAGGTGGAGTCGGACTTGGGGCAGGTCGCTGTTAAGCGGGGGCCCATTGTCTATTGCCTCGAATCTACAGATGTGCCGGATGTACACAATATTCTTGATGTTGCCGTCGGTGTCGAGTGGAAGGAGGTGCCCTTTGCCGTCGGAGGCACATACATGATTAAGCTGGAAGGTACCGGGCGGTTGTATCCCGAAAGGACGTGGAATGGGTTGTATCAAACCGTGGTTCTTGGTGTGTCCACCGGGACGAACTTTCGGTTGATTCCTTATTTTGCCTGGGGGAATAGGGGAGCGTCGGATATGACGGTGTGGATCCGGCAGATGGACAACCCCTGA
- a CDS encoding DUF5703 domain-containing protein has product MLRLLICGAVLLTALGLKAQRTELSYDNIVWTRPGGRSDASMPCGGGDIGLNVWVEKGDLLCYVARSGTFDENNSLLKLGRIRVHLTPFDTGTFRQTLDLREGCVRVEGRSVSVLVWVDVFRPVVHIAVHALRPVQVQASWESWRYRDRPVRGSENNQDSYRWAPPFPVVTFRDSIAFAAGGVLFWHRNRDTPSVFDQTVRQQGLSADSLYNPLKDLTFGGVLRGVGLYPSGTDTGTYASTDFKRWTLAARRPLRATEITLACYTAQAPTIGAWQDSLAAAPAAGRQATLDWWHAFWDRSFIFIRPGEHAADSADWQAGRNYQLFRYMLGCNAFGSYPTKFNGGLFTYDPVYVDSTLPFTPDFRKWGGGTFTAQNQRLVYYPMLANGDTDLLLSQFAFYQRLLGNASYRTRAYWGHEGACFTEQLENFGLPNYAEYGTKRPAGFDPGLEYNAWLEYEWDTVLEFCFMILEEERYTGIDIHRYLPLIESCLTFFDQHYRLLAQQRGRKALDGEGHLILYPGSAGETYKMAYDASSTIAGLRVILARLQAIPYARRDAWAAMLRELPPLSFRSFDGHTTIAPAKVWERVNNTETPQLYPVFPWGLFGIGRPGFDTALNTYRYDTDAVRFSGYVGWKQDNIFAARLGLAGEAFRLTVAKLRDAGRPAPRGDGRRFAASRDADPTVPASGGAGPIFPAFWGPGYDWAPDHNWGGSGMIGLQEMLLQSNGRAIYLFPAWPLGEDVHFRLHAPYNTTVEARVRHGVADIISVTPENRRKDIVNMYGQ; this is encoded by the coding sequence ATGTTGCGGCTATTAATATGCGGGGCGGTACTCCTGACGGCGCTGGGGCTCAAGGCACAAAGGACTGAATTGTCTTATGACAACATCGTTTGGACAAGGCCCGGCGGCCGGTCCGATGCCTCCATGCCCTGTGGGGGCGGGGACATCGGCCTCAATGTATGGGTGGAAAAGGGCGACTTGCTGTGTTATGTGGCCCGGAGCGGCACCTTTGACGAAAACAACAGCCTCCTGAAGCTCGGCCGGATTCGTGTCCATTTGACACCTTTCGACACCGGTACCTTCCGGCAGACACTGGACCTCCGGGAGGGGTGTGTACGCGTGGAAGGACGTTCCGTTTCCGTGCTGGTCTGGGTCGATGTTTTTCGCCCGGTGGTGCATATCGCCGTTCATGCGCTCCGGCCTGTTCAGGTCCAGGCATCCTGGGAAAGCTGGCGTTACCGCGACCGGCCGGTCCGCGGCTCCGAGAACAACCAGGACAGCTACCGGTGGGCGCCCCCCTTCCCCGTGGTCACCTTCCGCGATTCGATCGCCTTTGCCGCGGGCGGTGTTCTGTTCTGGCACCGCAACCGCGATACGCCTTCGGTGTTTGATCAGACGGTGCGGCAGCAGGGGCTCTCCGCGGACTCACTCTATAATCCCCTGAAAGACCTCACGTTTGGAGGGGTCTTGCGCGGTGTGGGGCTTTATCCTTCCGGGACGGATACGGGGACGTATGCGTCGACGGATTTTAAGCGGTGGACGCTTGCCGCGCGGCGGCCTTTGCGCGCGACCGAGATTACGCTCGCGTGTTATACCGCGCAGGCACCCACCATCGGGGCTTGGCAGGACAGCCTTGCCGCGGCGCCTGCCGCCGGTCGCCAGGCCACCCTCGACTGGTGGCACGCCTTCTGGGACCGTAGCTTTATCTTCATACGCCCCGGCGAACACGCCGCCGACTCCGCCGACTGGCAGGCGGGCCGCAACTACCAGCTCTTCCGTTATATGCTGGGTTGCAATGCCTTTGGCAGCTATCCCACCAAGTTTAACGGGGGACTCTTCACTTACGACCCCGTATACGTAGACAGCACCCTACCCTTTACCCCCGACTTCCGCAAATGGGGCGGAGGCACGTTCACCGCCCAGAACCAGCGCCTGGTCTATTATCCCATGCTGGCCAACGGGGACACCGATTTGCTCCTTTCTCAATTCGCCTTTTACCAACGGCTCCTGGGAAATGCCTCCTACAGGACACGGGCCTACTGGGGACACGAAGGCGCGTGTTTTACCGAACAATTGGAAAATTTTGGCCTGCCCAACTATGCCGAATACGGAACAAAACGCCCTGCCGGGTTTGACCCCGGCCTGGAGTACAACGCCTGGCTCGAATATGAATGGGACACCGTCCTCGAATTCTGTTTTATGATCCTGGAGGAAGAACGCTATACCGGGATAGACATCCATCGCTACCTCCCCCTGATCGAATCCTGTCTCACCTTTTTCGACCAGCACTACCGGCTGCTCGCGCAACAGAGGGGTCGAAAAGCGTTGGATGGAGAAGGACACCTGATCCTTTATCCAGGGTCCGCCGGAGAAACCTACAAGATGGCCTACGACGCCTCCTCGACGATCGCGGGGCTGCGCGTGATTTTGGCACGGCTACAAGCCATCCCCTACGCGCGCCGCGACGCCTGGGCCGCCATGCTCCGGGAACTTCCGCCGCTCTCATTCCGGAGTTTTGACGGGCATACCACCATCGCGCCTGCCAAGGTATGGGAACGGGTCAACAATACCGAGACGCCGCAATTGTATCCTGTATTTCCCTGGGGGCTTTTTGGGATTGGGCGGCCGGGATTCGACACGGCGCTGAATACCTACCGTTACGACACCGACGCGGTGCGATTCAGCGGGTATGTTGGTTGGAAGCAGGACAACATCTTCGCTGCGCGGCTGGGGCTGGCGGGGGAGGCCTTTCGGCTGACGGTGGCGAAACTTCGTGACGCGGGGCGGCCCGCGCCACGGGGTGACGGCCGGCGCTTCGCCGCATCGCGCGACGCCGACCCGACCGTTCCCGCATCAGGCGGCGCCGGCCCGATCTTCCCCGCCTTCTGGGGCCCCGGCTACGACTGGGCCCCCGACCACAACTGGGGCGGGAGCGGTATGATCGGCCTGCAGGAGATGTTGCTACAATCCAATGGCCGGGCGATCTATCTTTTTCCCGCCTGGCCCTTGGGGGAGGACGTCCACTTCCGGCTCCATGCGCCCTACAACACCACGGTCGAAGCGCGCGTACGCCACGGCGTCGCGGACATCATCAGCGTCACCCCCGAAAACCGGCGAAAGGATATTGTTAATATGTATGGGCAATAG
- a CDS encoding AraC family transcriptional regulator produces MDVEVKVGSRKNVWHGLGRQRIEIPKSVLKSRVLQDEWLKQLYICGLGYYPKAKGHYTFRKNGLPENFLFYCVDGSGWYSIGDKRFEVKPNEYFILPAGVEHAYGSEDNNPWSIYWVHYGGTSLANINKMHTVQEHFSPAYVKGGEEIFSLFAKMYRTLELGYSNDNLVFANMCLPYFLSLFLYSQRHFSGESSGKMDVIDNAIMYMREHLHENLTLHDLSSRYNYSASRFSSLFKQKTGYAPIDYFIQMKMQKASQHLDFTDKLVKDIAISMGFDDPYYFSKRFTKVIGMPPTKYRTIKKD; encoded by the coding sequence ATGGATGTAGAAGTAAAGGTGGGGTCGAGGAAAAACGTCTGGCATGGTTTGGGCCGCCAGCGGATCGAAATACCCAAGTCCGTTCTGAAATCGAGGGTACTCCAGGATGAATGGCTGAAACAGCTGTACATCTGCGGTCTTGGGTACTATCCCAAGGCAAAGGGACACTACACCTTCCGGAAAAATGGCCTTCCCGAAAACTTCCTTTTCTATTGCGTCGACGGTTCCGGCTGGTATTCTATCGGGGACAAGCGGTTCGAGGTCAAACCCAACGAATATTTTATACTGCCCGCGGGTGTGGAGCATGCGTATGGGAGCGAGGACAACAATCCGTGGAGCATCTACTGGGTCCATTATGGGGGCACGAGCCTGGCGAACATCAACAAGATGCACACGGTCCAGGAACATTTTTCCCCTGCTTATGTGAAGGGGGGCGAGGAGATCTTTTCACTTTTTGCGAAGATGTACCGCACGCTGGAGCTGGGGTATTCGAACGACAACCTGGTGTTTGCGAATATGTGTCTGCCGTACTTTCTCTCGCTGTTTTTATACAGCCAGCGGCACTTTTCGGGAGAATCCAGCGGGAAGATGGACGTGATCGACAACGCGATCATGTACATGCGGGAGCACCTTCACGAGAACCTCACGCTCCATGACCTGAGCAGCCGGTACAACTATTCGGCCTCTCGTTTTTCCAGCCTTTTCAAACAAAAGACGGGGTATGCGCCCATCGACTACTTCATCCAGATGAAGATGCAAAAGGCGAGCCAGCACCTGGACTTCACGGACAAACTGGTCAAGGACATCGCCATTTCCATGGGGTTTGACGACCCGTATTATTTTTCCAAAAGATTTACAAAGGTGATCGGGATGCCGCCGACGAAGTATCGCACGATCAAAAAGGATTGA